CAGCATCATCCGCAGAGCGAGAATGCGCTGCCTACCGCGCAAGACAACAATCCCGTGCCGCCGGAATCGACGCGCGAATAGCCACCTGTCAGACGAGGACCAGTCGAATGAGCGACTACATCGATTGCATCGCCGCACTGGACCGTTGCGCCGCCGCTTGCGATAACTGCGCATCCGCGTGCATTGCGGAAGGGCATCTGCCCGACATGGAAAAGTGCATCCGTCTCGATCTCGACTGCGCCGCGCTGTGCCGGTTCACGTCCGAGTCGCTTGCACGCGACACCCAGTTCATGCGCGACTTCTGCGATCTGTGCGCGCGAATCTGCGATGCATGCGCCGACGAGTGCAGCCGTCATACTGCCGCGCATTGCCAGGCGTGTAGCGATGCGTGCCGGAAGTGCGCGGAGGCGTGTCGGGCAATTTGATGCCCGAAGCCAAGAAAATATCCACAGTTTCTGTGCCCAACCCTGTGGACAAGCCGGTGACGCGCGACCTAACCGCTTGACGCGACGAATAAAAATGCGCGCCGTCACACGGTGAGCGTCGCTTCGGTCTGCTACCGTGGCAGACGAACAGCAAAGGGGACAACATGAAGCGCAAGTCGTCGGGCGTGGCCGTGGTGGCGATACTCGTGGGCGTGGCCGTCGCGGTGACGCTCTATATCGCCAGCTTCGGCAGGTCGTCGCATCATGCGGGCATCGCAACGCCGACGCAGGACGCTGTCGCTGCGCACGACGTCTCCGCAAGCGAGGCAGCCATCACGGCAGCGCCGATGGAGCCTGTTTCGGGCAGTCTCGACACGACCGCTGCACGCTAAAATCGCGCATCGTCGCGTCGAAGCTTTGTCCTCGACACGACGCGTCACGGGAATGCCCCTTGCTCAACGGCTTGCAACGTCAAGCCGGAGCGCAACCGATGGGCCATCCATCACAGCAGGTCCCACCCGCCGTGCTGCCCGTCGATGCACGCGGCATGATCGGCAACATGAAGACGTCTGCCCTTGTGTCGCTTCGGGGCACGATCGACTTCATGTGCTTTCCGCGCATCGATTCGCCGACGCTTTTCGCCGCATTGCTCGACGACGAGCGCGGCGGTTCGTTTGCGATCACTCCGCGCGATCTCGACGCCAACGTCAAGCAGATGTATCTGCCCGAGACCAACGTGCTGCTCACGCGCTTCATGACGGGCGAGGGCGTCTGCGAGCTTTTGGACCTGATGCCCGTACCGTCTTCCGAAGCGCGCGTGGACGCCGTGCCCAATTGCGTGATGCGCATCGTGCGTATTGTGTACGGCAAGATGACGCTCGACGTTCGCTGCGATCCGCGCTTCGACTATGCGCGTGTCCGTCACACGGCGCATGCGGTGGAGAAGGGCGTACGGTTCGCGCGAGCCGACAACGGCGCGCCGCTGGAACTCCGCGCGAGCGTGCCGCTTTCCGTCGAGCATGACGGCGCACGGGCGACGCTGGATATGTCGGAGGGCGAGTCGGCGTGCTTCGCGCTGGGCGCGGCCGATGAACTGCCGAAGCTCGACACGAAAGAGAAGTTCGACGGCATGCTGCACGAGACGATCGCGTTCTGGAAAGAATGGTCGTCGCGCTCGACGTATCGCGGACGTTATCGCGAAGTCGTGCTGCGGTCGGCATTGACGTTGAAGCTGCTCAGTTCGGACGAGCACGGCGCAATCGTCGCCGCGCCGACTTTCGGTCTGCCGGAGGCGCAAGACGGCTCGCGTCGCTGGGACTATCGCTACACGTGGATACGCGACGCCGCGTTCTCGGTCTACGCGCTGTTGCGTCTCGGTTATACGGGCGAAGCCGAGCGCTTCATGCGATGGATCGCCGATCGCAATCGCGACTGCAGTTCCGATGGTTCGCTCAGGGTGATGTATGCGGTGGATGGCGAGCCCGCGCCCGACGAGACGCAGCTCGCGACGCTTGGCGAGTCAGCGCCGGGCACGCTGGTCGTCGGCAACG
This genomic interval from Caballeronia sp. LZ062 contains the following:
- a CDS encoding four-helix bundle copper-binding protein, producing the protein MSDYIDCIAALDRCAAACDNCASACIAEGHLPDMEKCIRLDLDCAALCRFTSESLARDTQFMRDFCDLCARICDACADECSRHTAAHCQACSDACRKCAEACRAI
- a CDS encoding glycoside hydrolase family 15 protein, translated to MGHPSQQVPPAVLPVDARGMIGNMKTSALVSLRGTIDFMCFPRIDSPTLFAALLDDERGGSFAITPRDLDANVKQMYLPETNVLLTRFMTGEGVCELLDLMPVPSSEARVDAVPNCVMRIVRIVYGKMTLDVRCDPRFDYARVRHTAHAVEKGVRFARADNGAPLELRASVPLSVEHDGARATLDMSEGESACFALGAADELPKLDTKEKFDGMLHETIAFWKEWSSRSTYRGRYREVVLRSALTLKLLSSDEHGAIVAAPTFGLPEAQDGSRRWDYRYTWIRDAAFSVYALLRLGYTGEAERFMRWIADRNRDCSSDGSLRVMYAVDGEPAPDETQLATLGESAPGTLVVGNGAREQTQLDVYGALLDSVYLYNKYGAAISYQGWRHVTRTVDYVVEHWREPDHGIWEFRNGKRPLLHSRLMCWVTVDRALRLAQKRSLPAPLAKWFQTRDDIHRDIHEHFFNEELQSFVQTPDSATLDASALMMPLVRFIGPKDPRWMGTLDAIGRDLRVDPLIFRYTRGTTLDGLPGMEGGFSACSFWYAEALARAGRVDEGRLVFEKMLAYANHLGLFSEEVATNGAALGNFPQALTHLALISAAYQLDRDLDRTHVAWT